One window from the genome of Cryobacterium sp. GrIS_2_6 encodes:
- a CDS encoding alpha-E domain-containing protein yields the protein MLSRIAESLFWIGRYIERSDGTARILDVHLQLLLEDPWIEENLACRSLLQLMGSPVPDEGELTRKDVLATLAMDRTHPASIAYSITSARENARRAREIVPTELWECLNTTSARMPRKVASEKTHDYFAWVRERAALAVGIVEAGASRDDAWHFFTLGRSLEQADMTARLLATRSLTETSGPSWTTILRSCGAYESYLRTYRGVPSARNAAEYLLMDRLFPRSIVFSVSRAEQCLRDLEPRTDRAGVTGQAQRVLGQIRSQLEYRPIMDILNDLPLQMMRVQDATSTASEAIGNRYFPKGNVPTWTGEAS from the coding sequence ATGTTGAGTCGCATTGCAGAAAGCCTGTTCTGGATCGGACGGTACATCGAGCGCAGCGACGGCACCGCCCGCATCCTCGACGTGCACCTCCAGCTTCTGCTCGAGGATCCGTGGATCGAGGAGAACCTCGCCTGCCGGTCGCTCCTCCAGCTGATGGGCAGCCCCGTCCCCGATGAGGGAGAGCTGACCCGCAAGGACGTTCTCGCCACCCTCGCCATGGACCGCACGCATCCGGCTTCGATTGCGTACTCGATCACCTCCGCACGCGAGAACGCCCGTCGTGCGCGTGAGATCGTGCCGACCGAACTCTGGGAGTGCCTCAACACGACGAGCGCGCGGATGCCGCGCAAGGTCGCGAGTGAGAAGACCCACGACTACTTCGCCTGGGTACGGGAACGCGCCGCGCTCGCCGTCGGGATCGTCGAGGCCGGTGCGAGCCGGGACGACGCCTGGCATTTCTTCACCCTCGGGCGCAGCCTCGAGCAGGCCGACATGACGGCACGCCTCCTCGCGACCCGGTCGCTGACCGAAACGAGCGGGCCGTCCTGGACGACGATCCTGCGTTCCTGCGGCGCGTACGAGTCCTACCTGCGCACCTACCGCGGGGTTCCTTCTGCCCGCAACGCCGCCGAATACCTGTTGATGGACCGCTTGTTCCCCCGGTCCATCGTCTTCTCCGTTTCGCGCGCCGAACAGTGCCTGCGCGACCTCGAGCCGCGCACAGACCGGGCCGGCGTCACCGGCCAGGCCCAGCGGGTGCTCGGCCAGATCCGCAGCCAACTGGAGTACCGACCGATCATGGACATCCTGAACGACCTGCCGCTGCAGATGATGCGCGTCCAGGACGCGACGAGCACCGCCTCCGAAGCCATCGGCAACCGGTACTTTCCTAAGGGGAACGTTCCGACCTGGACAGGGGAAGCCTCGTGA
- a CDS encoding transglutaminase family protein, with protein sequence MNRLRIRHTTGYRYKGEVAASYNEARMLPVSSVDQFVLFSNLEISPAAGNHYYADYWGTRVSSFEVLTPHSELILTANSLVEVRPREHETHEHSWVDLAADALRTSTLFEHSRQTRLTKPPMDVEALAAEIAARHTSSCSAAYEICAAIGDQMQYVQGVTGVHSTAEEAWNDRRGVCQDITHIALGALRSVGIPARYVSGYLHPKPSAEVGETVTGESHAWVEWFCGEWRGFDPTNLIEIGDRHVSVGRGRDYNDVPPLRGVYAGSAGSQLFVTVEITKEA encoded by the coding sequence GTGAACCGCCTCCGGATCCGGCACACGACCGGGTACCGCTACAAGGGCGAAGTTGCCGCTTCCTACAATGAGGCACGGATGCTGCCGGTCAGCTCGGTCGACCAGTTCGTGCTGTTCTCGAACCTCGAGATCAGCCCGGCAGCGGGCAACCACTATTACGCCGACTATTGGGGCACCCGGGTCTCCTCGTTCGAGGTGCTGACGCCGCATTCCGAGCTGATCCTCACCGCCAACAGCCTCGTCGAGGTGCGGCCGCGCGAGCACGAGACCCACGAACACAGCTGGGTTGACCTCGCGGCGGACGCCCTGCGCACCTCGACGCTCTTCGAACACTCCCGGCAGACCCGCCTGACGAAACCGCCGATGGACGTCGAGGCGCTCGCCGCCGAGATCGCCGCGCGCCACACGAGCTCCTGCTCGGCCGCTTACGAGATCTGTGCCGCGATCGGCGACCAGATGCAGTACGTCCAGGGTGTCACGGGCGTGCACTCGACCGCCGAGGAGGCCTGGAACGACCGGCGCGGGGTCTGCCAGGACATCACGCACATCGCCCTCGGCGCCCTGCGCTCGGTCGGGATCCCGGCCCGGTACGTCTCCGGCTACTTGCACCCGAAGCCGAGCGCCGAGGTCGGCGAGACCGTCACGGGCGAATCCCACGCCTGGGTAGAGTGGTTCTGCGGCGAGTGGCGCGGATTCGACCCGACGAACCTCATCGAGATCGGTGACAGGCACGTGTCCGTCGGCCGCGGCCGCGACTACAACGATGTGCCGCCGCTCCGCGGCGTCTACGCAGGCTCCGCGGGCTCCCAGCTCTTCGTGACGGTCGAGATTACCAAAGAGGCCTGA
- a CDS encoding helix-turn-helix domain-containing protein yields the protein MITADPSLRTALSQPVPDEHGIDALTLGRRIRELRGSRRMTLDTLAAAIGRAPSQVSMIENGKREPRLSMLRTIATALGTTVDELLKTEAPSERAALEIAVERAQRGPVFTALGLPHIRIGRSTSDEALHTILTLHHEIERLHRERAATPEEARRANAELRGIMRARDNYFPELEAQAAGLLGAVGHRGGPVPQRVVADMAAHLGYSLHYVADLPHSTRSVTDKRNGRIYLPIEQSASRDTRSPILQAFASALCGHEEPTSYAEFLRQRVETNYLTAAILLPEDDAVKLLTEAKAQRNISMEDLRDAFAVSYETAAHRFTNLATARLGIPVHFMKVHESGTIIKAYENDSVRFPSDALGAVEGTTVCRSWTARTVFDVADRFSPWYQYTDTPSGTFWCTSRIAKAKEGEYSVSVGVPFSETKWFLGRETNNRAVSRCPDESCCRSAPGELAERWAGQAWPAARTPTSLLAALPTGTFPGVDQTEVYQFLESHSPTP from the coding sequence GCACCGCCCTGTCCCAGCCGGTACCCGACGAGCACGGGATCGACGCCCTGACTCTCGGCCGACGCATCCGTGAACTGCGGGGTTCCCGCAGGATGACCCTCGACACCCTCGCCGCTGCGATCGGGCGGGCGCCGTCGCAGGTGTCGATGATCGAGAACGGCAAACGCGAGCCGCGCCTGTCGATGCTGCGCACGATCGCGACCGCGCTCGGCACGACCGTCGACGAGCTGCTCAAGACGGAGGCGCCGTCGGAGCGGGCCGCCCTCGAGATCGCCGTGGAACGGGCCCAGCGGGGGCCGGTCTTCACGGCCCTCGGGCTGCCGCACATCCGGATTGGCCGGTCAACGAGCGATGAGGCGCTGCACACGATCCTCACCCTGCACCACGAGATCGAGCGCCTGCACCGGGAGCGGGCGGCGACGCCAGAGGAGGCGCGGCGCGCCAACGCCGAACTGCGCGGCATCATGCGCGCGCGGGACAACTATTTCCCCGAGCTCGAGGCTCAGGCGGCCGGGCTGCTGGGCGCGGTCGGCCACCGGGGCGGGCCGGTGCCGCAGCGGGTCGTCGCCGACATGGCCGCGCACCTCGGCTATTCCTTGCACTACGTCGCGGACCTGCCGCACTCGACGCGATCGGTCACCGACAAGCGCAACGGCCGTATCTACCTGCCGATAGAGCAGAGCGCATCCCGGGACACTCGCTCGCCGATCCTGCAGGCCTTCGCGAGCGCACTCTGCGGGCACGAGGAGCCGACAAGTTATGCAGAATTTCTACGGCAGCGGGTCGAGACCAACTACCTGACGGCGGCGATCCTGCTGCCGGAGGACGACGCCGTGAAACTTCTGACCGAGGCCAAGGCGCAGCGCAACATCTCGATGGAGGATCTCCGCGACGCCTTCGCGGTGTCCTACGAGACGGCCGCGCACCGGTTCACGAACCTCGCGACGGCCCGGCTCGGCATCCCGGTGCACTTCATGAAGGTGCACGAATCCGGCACGATCATCAAGGCCTACGAGAATGACTCGGTGCGGTTCCCGAGCGACGCCCTCGGCGCCGTTGAAGGGACGACGGTCTGCCGCAGCTGGACTGCCCGCACGGTCTTCGACGTCGCCGACCGGTTCAGCCCCTGGTACCAGTACACCGACACTCCGTCCGGCACCTTCTGGTGCACCTCCCGCATCGCGAAGGCGAAGGAGGGCGAGTATTCGGTGAGCGTTGGCGTGCCATTCTCGGAGACGAAGTGGTTCCTCGGCCGCGAGACGAACAACCGGGCCGTCTCCCGTTGCCCGGACGAGAGCTGCTGCCGCAGCGCCCCAGGCGAACTCGCAGAGCGCTGGGCAGGCCAGGCCTGGCCGGCCGCGCGCACCCCGACGAGCCTGCTCGCCGCACTCCCGACCGGCACCTTCCCCGGCGTCGACCAGACCGAGGTCTACCAGTTCCTGGAATCCCACTCCCCCACCCCCTGA